A window from Hemicordylus capensis ecotype Gifberg chromosome 2, rHemCap1.1.pri, whole genome shotgun sequence encodes these proteins:
- the LOC128343108 gene encoding zinc finger protein OZF-like, with protein MPGNPQGREEHPEKATEEALLPKEGDSSLNESTFQEELLGSKVDSTGADFGEASDVPAEGNPYQCSHCWETFPQRLHLVAHEKTHIGDKPYKCADCGKSFSNSYEFLDHIRVHTAEKPYTCSDCGQSFHLKSNLTAHKRIHTAENPYGCSECGQSFSKKSHLVTHERTHTGEKPYQCTDCGKSFSQKGNLVSHMRIHTGEKPYKCSQCGKSFSHCTSLMMHVRTHTGEKPYRCSVCSKSFVNKGNLVSHVRTHTGEKPYECTDCGKSFSTSFQFIEHKRLHTGEKPYTCSDCGQSFNSKSNLITHKRTHTGEKPYQCSVCGKGFRVKSSLTKHMRTHTGEKPYKCSECGKSFNTSSLLVNHKRVHTGEKPYKCSGCGKSFRQKGNLVSHMRIHTGEKPYQCSVCDKSFIDKKSLVKHNRTHTGEKAFECLDAGQSFRYSPMLT; from the coding sequence ATGCCAGGAAATCCACAGGGCCGAGAGGAACATCCCGAGAAGGCgacagaagaagctcttcttcccaAAGAAGGTGATAGCAGCTTAAATGAAAGTACCTTCCAAGAGGAACTTCTTGGGAGTAAGGTAGACAGCACAGGTGCTGACTTTGGAGAGGCCAGTGACGTGCCAGCAGAGGGAAATCCTTATCAATGCTCACATTGTTGGGAAACATTTCCCCAGAGACTCCACTTGGTCGCACATGAGAAAACCCACATTGGAGATAAACCATACAAATGCGCAGATTGTGGGAAAAGCTTTAGCAATAGTTATGAGTTTCTTGATCATATAAGGGTGCATACagcagagaaaccatatacatgttcTGACTGTGGCCAAAGCTTCCATTTGAAATCCAACCTTACTGCCCATAAGAGAATCCACACAGCAGAGAACCCCTATGGATGCTCCGAATGCGGGCAGAGCTTCAGTAAGAAGTCTCACCTGGTGACGCACGAGaggacccacactggagagaaaccatatcagtgcacCGACTGTGGGAAGAGCTTTAGCCAGAAAGGAAACCTTGTTTCTCACATGCGgattcacactggggagaagccctaCAAATGCTCCCAGTGCGGCAAAAGCTTTTCTCACTGCACTTCCCTGATGATGCACGTGAGAACCCACACGGGAGAAAAGCCATACAGGTGCTCAGTCTGTAGCAAAAGTTTTGTAAATAAGGGAAACCTGGTCTCACATgtgagaacccacacaggagaaaaaccgtACGAATGTACcgattgtgggaagagctttagCACCAGCTTTCAGTTTATAGAACATAAGCGCttacacacaggggagaaaccatatacatgctccgACTGTGGCCAAAGCTTCAATTCGAAATCCAACCTTATTACACATAAGAGAACCCACACCGGGGAGAAACCCTACCAGTGCAGCGTCTGTGGGAAAGGCTTCCGGGTTAAATCGTCCCTAACTAAACACatgagaacccacacaggagaaaaaccttacAAATGTtctgagtgtgggaaaagcttcaataCTAGCTCTCTGCTCGTCAATCATAAGAGGgttcatactggagagaaaccatacaaatgctcaggctgtgggaaaagcttccgCCAGAAAGGGAACCTCGTTTCTCACATGAGAATCCACaccggggagaaaccatatcagtgctccgTGTGCGACAAAAGCTTCATTGATAAAAAGTCCCTTGTTAAACACAACAGAACGCACACAGGGGAGAAAGCCTTTGAATGCTTGGATGCAGGACAAAGTTTCAGATACAGCCCAATGCTTACGTAG